A region of Neovison vison isolate M4711 chromosome 7, ASM_NN_V1, whole genome shotgun sequence DNA encodes the following proteins:
- the LMO1 gene encoding rhombotin-1 isoform X1, producing MMVLDKEDGVPMLSVQPKGKQKGCAGCNRKIKDRYLLKALDKYWHEDCLKCACCDCRLGEVGSTLYTKANLILCRRDYLRLFGTTGNCAACSKLIPAFEMVMRARDNVYHLDCFACQLCNQRFCVGDKFFLKNNMILCQMDYEEGQLNGTFESQVQ from the exons GCGTGCCCATGCTCTCCGTCCAGCCCAAAGGCAAGCAGAAGGGCTGTGCGGGCTGCAACCGCAAGATCAAGGACCGCTACCTGCTGAAGGCACTGGACAAGTACTGGCATGAGGACTGCCTCAAGTGTGCCTGCTGTGACTGCCGCCTGGGCGAGGTGGGCTCCACCCTCTACACCAAGGCCAACCTCATTCTGTGCCGGCGCGACTACCTGAG GCTTTTTGGCACCACGGGCAACTGCGCTGCCTGCAGCAAGCTGATCCCAGCCTTCGAGATGGTGATGCGGGCCCGGGACAATGTGTATCACCTCGACTGCTTCGCTTGCCAGCTCTGCAACCAGAG ATTTTGTGTGGGAGACAAATTCTTCCTGAAGAACAACATGATCTTGTGTCAGATGGACTATGAGGAGGGACAGCTCAATGGCACCTTTGAATCCCAGGTTCAGTAA
- the LMO1 gene encoding rhombotin-1 isoform X2 produces MVLDQEDGVPMLSVQPKGKQKGCAGCNRKIKDRYLLKALDKYWHEDCLKCACCDCRLGEVGSTLYTKANLILCRRDYLRLFGTTGNCAACSKLIPAFEMVMRARDNVYHLDCFACQLCNQRFCVGDKFFLKNNMILCQMDYEEGQLNGTFESQVQ; encoded by the exons GCGTGCCCATGCTCTCCGTCCAGCCCAAAGGCAAGCAGAAGGGCTGTGCGGGCTGCAACCGCAAGATCAAGGACCGCTACCTGCTGAAGGCACTGGACAAGTACTGGCATGAGGACTGCCTCAAGTGTGCCTGCTGTGACTGCCGCCTGGGCGAGGTGGGCTCCACCCTCTACACCAAGGCCAACCTCATTCTGTGCCGGCGCGACTACCTGAG GCTTTTTGGCACCACGGGCAACTGCGCTGCCTGCAGCAAGCTGATCCCAGCCTTCGAGATGGTGATGCGGGCCCGGGACAATGTGTATCACCTCGACTGCTTCGCTTGCCAGCTCTGCAACCAGAG ATTTTGTGTGGGAGACAAATTCTTCCTGAAGAACAACATGATCTTGTGTCAGATGGACTATGAGGAGGGACAGCTCAATGGCACCTTTGAATCCCAGGTTCAGTAA
- the LMO1 gene encoding rhombotin-1 isoform X3: protein MLSVQPKGKQKGCAGCNRKIKDRYLLKALDKYWHEDCLKCACCDCRLGEVGSTLYTKANLILCRRDYLRLFGTTGNCAACSKLIPAFEMVMRARDNVYHLDCFACQLCNQRFCVGDKFFLKNNMILCQMDYEEGQLNGTFESQVQ, encoded by the exons ATGCTCTCCGTCCAGCCCAAAGGCAAGCAGAAGGGCTGTGCGGGCTGCAACCGCAAGATCAAGGACCGCTACCTGCTGAAGGCACTGGACAAGTACTGGCATGAGGACTGCCTCAAGTGTGCCTGCTGTGACTGCCGCCTGGGCGAGGTGGGCTCCACCCTCTACACCAAGGCCAACCTCATTCTGTGCCGGCGCGACTACCTGAG GCTTTTTGGCACCACGGGCAACTGCGCTGCCTGCAGCAAGCTGATCCCAGCCTTCGAGATGGTGATGCGGGCCCGGGACAATGTGTATCACCTCGACTGCTTCGCTTGCCAGCTCTGCAACCAGAG ATTTTGTGTGGGAGACAAATTCTTCCTGAAGAACAACATGATCTTGTGTCAGATGGACTATGAGGAGGGACAGCTCAATGGCACCTTTGAATCCCAGGTTCAGTAA